In the genome of Drosophila kikkawai strain 14028-0561.14 chromosome 2R, DkikHiC1v2, whole genome shotgun sequence, the window taaacaattttttttcaatctAATGGTATATTAAACTTAAGCACTCTATAAGCTATAATTAAGCTTCCAGAACATGAAGCCCAccagtaaaatatatttttattgtattgcttttgttgtatcgctttttattgattaaatattatgtATCCAATTCTTTAGGAAATAGTATTCTGAATCCATTCAATATCTGTTAATATTTCCCCGGCGATTTTTCCTTGTGTTGGTCACAATCCAGTCCTTGTATTTCGACACGTCCGTGTAAATCGCAGAAGCATTGCACATTTTAGTACCATAACTGACTATGCCCACCTGGATGTATCGTTCCCCGTCATAGAAGGCCAACGGTCCTCCGGAATCACCTTCGCAGGTGTCACCTATTGCGCTGCCGGCGCAGATTTGATTTTCCCTGACTTGATGCTTAAACTCAAAATTGCACTCCTCGGAGGAACGCCGGAACAGCCTGACGGCCATCAGTACCTCGCTAGCTTGTCTGGTCTCCGTTTTACCCCAGCCAAAGGCAGTAAATACATTGATATTGTCGATATTTATCGCGTCATCAGTGACGATACAAATCGGTCGGATGTGGTCTACAGGCAAAACGAAATTTtatcaatataaattaattatataattataattaatataactTACTGTTGTACCGCACTTCAGAGTGAAGTTCCAGCAGGCCAATATCATTCGTACCGTCTACTGGATTATAATCAATATGTATAATGGCGTTAATTACGTTATAGCTTTCCACACCTCTGCAGCTTCGTGTGGCGCACGAACTGTGGTAAACTCCCAGTTTCACAGACCTTAATAGAGATACCGTTAGCCGATCTGAGTTTCTAGTTGACATTGTAGAGATACTTACAATTGATCCTGACCATCTATGCAGTGTGCGGCTGTCAGCACAAAGTCTA includes:
- the LOC108082301 gene encoding chymotrypsin-like protease CTRL-1; amino-acid sequence: MKCLLVLLAVIDLLFWHKGSASFLDEDCALINSSDVDFGKSRRHPAKRGTTPWMAMLIIHHGFGCGGTLITKNFVLTAAHCIDGQDQLSVKLGVYHSSCATRSCRGVESYNVINAIIHIDYNPVDGTNDIGLLELHSEVRYNNHIRPICIVTDDAINIDNINVFTAFGWGKTETRQASEVLMAVRLFRRSSEECNFEFKHQVRENQICAGSAIGDTCEGDSGGPLAFYDGERYIQVGIVSYGTKMCNASAIYTDVSKYKDWIVTNTRKNRRGNINRY